A part of Streptomyces sp. NBC_01235 genomic DNA contains:
- a CDS encoding glycoside hydrolase family 3 N-terminal domain-containing protein, with amino-acid sequence MTISDERPATTGLWNDPVLPASDRARALLDAMTEGEKIAQLGSTWPGHDMAGDVAPMQDTFRGAESFDEAIVDGLGHLTRVFGTAPLDPETGRDRLAALQERVIAANRFGVPAIAHEECLTGFTTWQATVYPTPLAWAATFDPGLVHRMAAAIGSDMAAVGVHQGLSPVLDVVRDYRWGRVEETLGEDPYLVSELGLAYVQGLQSGGVVATLKHFAGYSASRAARNHAPAALGPRELADVVLVPFEKAVVTGRVGSVMNAYNDIDGVPCGADEALLTQLLRESWGFEGTVVSDYWAIAFLASLHHVAADIPDAARAALHAGIDVELPHTTAYGEGLQAQLRDGRVPVALLDRAVLRVLTQKAELGLLDPDWHPRRYTAPADFDSPRNRGIARALAEESVVLLDNASDLLPLTGARSVAVIGPAADDAHCLFGCYSFPNHVLPHNPEIPMGIEAPTVLDAIRKEFPDAAVRHEVGCSVIGDDRSGIEAAVAASAAADVTVLVVGDRSGMFGHGTSGEGCDVGDLTLPGVQDELVGAVLGAANRAILVVVSGRPYAIGRHARTADATVQAFFPGEEGAAAIAGVLSGRINPSGRLPVQIPGDMAGQPGTYLAPPLALKSDGVSNIDPTPAFPFGHGLSYTTFAIGDVHVDEAAVPVDATITVRAAVSNTGERAGTFVPQLYLTDPVASVTRPVRQLIAFTRVDLAAGETRAVEFQVHADMTSFTGRDLRRRVEPGGITLTVARSAGDPGVPVQVTLQGDERMVDHTRTMTTPVTVLPG; translated from the coding sequence TTGACGATCAGCGACGAGCGCCCGGCGACGACCGGGCTGTGGAACGATCCCGTCCTGCCTGCGTCCGACCGCGCCCGGGCCCTGCTCGACGCCATGACCGAGGGCGAGAAGATCGCGCAGCTCGGCAGCACGTGGCCGGGCCACGACATGGCCGGCGACGTCGCCCCCATGCAGGACACCTTTCGGGGCGCCGAGAGCTTCGACGAGGCGATCGTGGACGGGCTCGGACACCTGACGCGGGTGTTCGGCACGGCACCCCTGGATCCCGAAACGGGCCGTGATCGGCTGGCCGCCCTTCAGGAGCGGGTGATCGCGGCGAACCGTTTCGGTGTCCCGGCCATCGCCCACGAGGAGTGCCTGACCGGATTCACCACCTGGCAGGCCACGGTCTACCCCACCCCGCTCGCCTGGGCGGCCACCTTCGACCCCGGCCTCGTGCACCGGATGGCGGCGGCCATCGGCTCGGACATGGCGGCCGTAGGTGTCCACCAGGGACTGTCACCCGTCCTGGACGTCGTACGCGACTATCGCTGGGGCCGGGTGGAGGAGACCCTCGGCGAGGACCCCTACCTCGTCTCGGAGCTGGGGCTGGCTTATGTCCAGGGCCTGCAGTCAGGTGGTGTCGTCGCCACCCTGAAGCACTTCGCCGGCTACTCCGCCTCCCGCGCCGCCCGCAACCATGCCCCGGCCGCCCTGGGCCCGCGCGAACTCGCCGACGTCGTCCTCGTCCCCTTCGAGAAGGCCGTCGTGACGGGCCGGGTCGGCTCGGTCATGAACGCCTACAACGACATCGACGGCGTGCCCTGCGGCGCGGACGAGGCCCTGCTCACCCAACTCCTGCGCGAAAGCTGGGGGTTCGAGGGAACGGTGGTGTCCGACTACTGGGCGATCGCCTTCCTCGCCTCCCTGCACCACGTGGCGGCCGACATCCCGGACGCGGCACGTGCCGCGCTGCACGCCGGCATCGACGTGGAGCTGCCGCACACCACGGCTTACGGAGAAGGCCTGCAGGCCCAGCTGCGGGACGGCCGCGTCCCCGTCGCCCTGCTCGACCGCGCGGTGCTGCGCGTCCTGACGCAGAAGGCCGAACTCGGCCTGCTGGACCCGGACTGGCATCCCCGTCGGTACACGGCCCCCGCGGACTTCGACTCGCCCCGCAACCGAGGCATCGCCCGCGCGCTGGCCGAGGAGTCCGTCGTCCTGCTCGACAACGCCTCCGACCTGCTGCCGCTCACCGGCGCGCGCTCCGTCGCTGTGATCGGCCCCGCGGCCGACGACGCCCACTGCCTGTTCGGCTGCTACTCGTTCCCCAACCACGTCCTGCCTCACAATCCCGAGATCCCCATGGGCATCGAGGCACCCACCGTGCTGGACGCCATCCGGAAGGAGTTCCCCGATGCCGCCGTGCGGCACGAGGTCGGCTGCTCCGTCATCGGGGACGACCGCAGCGGTATCGAAGCGGCGGTGGCCGCGTCCGCGGCGGCCGACGTGACGGTTCTCGTCGTCGGCGACCGCTCCGGCATGTTCGGTCACGGAACCTCCGGGGAAGGCTGCGACGTCGGTGATCTGACGCTTCCGGGAGTGCAGGACGAGCTCGTCGGGGCCGTCCTCGGTGCGGCGAACCGTGCGATCCTCGTCGTCGTCTCGGGCCGCCCGTACGCCATCGGCCGACACGCCCGGACCGCGGACGCGACCGTCCAGGCGTTCTTCCCCGGTGAGGAGGGCGCGGCGGCGATCGCCGGGGTTCTCTCCGGGCGGATCAACCCCTCCGGTCGCCTTCCGGTCCAGATCCCGGGTGACATGGCCGGCCAGCCGGGCACCTACCTGGCGCCCCCGCTCGCCCTCAAGAGCGACGGCGTGAGCAACATCGACCCCACACCCGCGTTCCCGTTCGGCCACGGCCTGTCGTACACGACCTTCGCGATCGGGGACGTGCACGTGGACGAAGCCGCCGTGCCGGTCGACGCGACGATCACCGTACGAGCCGCGGTCTCCAACACCGGCGAACGGGCGGGGACCTTTGTGCCCCAGCTCTACCTCACCGACCCCGTCGCCTCGGTCACCCGCCCCGTCCGTCAGCTCATCGCGTTCACCCGTGTCGACCTCGCCGCCGGTGAAACCCGTGCCGTCGAGTTCCAGGTCCACGCGGACATGACCAGCTTCACCGGAAGGGACCTGCGCCGACGCGTCGAACCCGGCGGCATCACGCTCACCGTCGCCCGGTCGGCGGGCGATCCCGGCGTCCCCGTCCAGGTGACCCTGCAAGGAGACGAGCGCATGGTCGACCACACCCGCACCATGACCACGCCCGTCACGGTGCTCCCGGGCTGA
- a CDS encoding carboxylesterase/lipase family protein → MSSSEFPEVRTVAGAVRGRREGGLEVFRGIPFAQPPVGEARFAAPRPVDGWDGVREAFAFGPPPPQEPMGPEAEPPVGLPAGDDWLTVNVWTPGTDPAARRPVMVWIYGGAYKFGSADDPAYDGSRLSRDGDLIVVTLNYRVGVEGFALIEGAPANRGLLDQVAALEWVRENITAFGGDPDRVTVFGESAGAGSIAALMAMPRARGLFRRAVAQSVPGTFFSGALAGDIAEALAGGLGLRPTVADLSGVDPRKLPEAGAALTARMREYVHRWGPVALTPTPFSPVVDGDVLPTTPWQALASGAARDVELITGHNRDEYRLFLMLGGLLGRVDEGLASMALGLFGPTPDGEQAYRSAFPDASAEYLFELVQSDWLFRMPSLHLAEAQVAGGGQAHVYELTWAAPANGGALGACHGLDVPLTFGVYGGLGAMLIGPTPSPETEALSARFRSAWTAFAAGGDPGWPAYDAERRLVQLLDTEPTVTAYPEEAARRLWERHAFAALPLTSA, encoded by the coding sequence ATGAGCAGTAGCGAGTTCCCAGAGGTCAGGACGGTGGCGGGTGCGGTCCGCGGGCGCCGCGAGGGTGGCTTGGAGGTCTTCAGGGGTATCCCGTTCGCACAGCCGCCGGTGGGTGAGGCGCGGTTCGCGGCGCCGCGACCAGTGGACGGCTGGGACGGTGTGCGGGAGGCGTTCGCGTTCGGTCCGCCACCTCCGCAGGAGCCGATGGGCCCCGAGGCCGAGCCTCCGGTAGGCCTTCCGGCCGGTGACGACTGGCTGACCGTCAACGTCTGGACGCCGGGGACGGACCCGGCCGCACGACGGCCGGTGATGGTGTGGATCTATGGTGGCGCGTACAAGTTCGGCTCTGCCGACGACCCGGCCTATGACGGCAGCCGCCTCTCCCGTGACGGTGATCTGATCGTGGTCACCCTCAACTACCGAGTCGGTGTCGAGGGGTTCGCCCTGATCGAGGGCGCACCCGCGAATCGCGGACTGCTTGACCAGGTCGCCGCCCTGGAGTGGGTGCGCGAGAACATCACCGCCTTCGGCGGCGACCCCGACCGGGTCACCGTCTTCGGCGAATCCGCAGGCGCCGGGTCCATCGCCGCGCTGATGGCCATGCCGCGGGCACGGGGTCTGTTCCGGCGGGCCGTCGCCCAGAGTGTGCCTGGCACCTTCTTCTCCGGCGCACTGGCCGGTGACATCGCCGAGGCCCTGGCGGGCGGGCTGGGACTGCGCCCGACGGTCGCCGATCTGTCCGGTGTGGATCCGCGGAAGCTCCCTGAGGCGGGAGCCGCACTGACCGCCCGGATGCGCGAGTACGTGCATCGCTGGGGTCCGGTCGCTCTCACCCCGACCCCTTTCTCGCCCGTCGTCGACGGCGATGTCCTGCCCACCACGCCTTGGCAGGCCCTCGCGAGCGGTGCCGCACGGGACGTGGAGCTGATCACCGGGCACAACCGGGACGAATACCGTCTCTTCCTCATGCTCGGCGGGCTGCTCGGCCGGGTGGACGAGGGCCTGGCCTCCATGGCGTTGGGCCTGTTCGGGCCGACGCCGGACGGCGAACAGGCCTACCGCTCCGCGTTCCCGGACGCCTCGGCGGAGTACCTGTTCGAACTGGTGCAGTCCGACTGGCTCTTCCGCATGCCCTCACTTCACCTGGCAGAGGCGCAGGTGGCCGGCGGCGGACAGGCGCACGTGTACGAGCTCACCTGGGCCGCACCCGCCAACGGCGGCGCTCTGGGCGCCTGTCACGGCCTCGATGTACCCCTGACCTTCGGCGTGTACGGCGGCCTCGGTGCCATGCTGATCGGGCCCACACCCTCGCCCGAGACCGAGGCGCTCTCCGCCCGCTTCCGCTCCGCCTGGACCGCCTTCGCGGCCGGCGGTGACCCGGGCTGGCCCGCGTACGACGCCGAGCGCCGTCTCGTCCAGCTCCTCGACACCGAACCGACGGTCACCGCGTACCCGGAGGAGGCCGCCCGTCGACTCTGGGAACGCCATGCCTTCGCCGCTCTGCCCCTGACGTCGGCGTAG
- a CDS encoding PLP-dependent transferase, translating into MRTLPLRVPRHNANGQALAQALNEHPAVAKVHCSGLASHPQHQLAASRMSGFGGVLGIEFTGGFEVADAFLGKLRYSLRSASLGGLESLAVHPASMWRGMLSEERIAESVPPGLVRLAAGTEDTADLVADALAAADAVHTTTASA; encoded by the coding sequence ATGCGCACCCTGCCCCTGCGGGTGCCACGGCACAACGCCAACGGCCAGGCGCTCGCCCAGGCGTTGAACGAGCACCCGGCCGTGGCGAAGGTGCACTGTTCCGGTCTGGCGAGTCACCCGCAGCACCAGCTGGCGGCCAGTCGGATGAGCGGTTTCGGCGGGGTGCTCGGCATCGAGTTCACCGGCGGATTCGAGGTGGCCGACGCGTTCCTCGGCAAGCTGCGCTACTCCCTCCGGTCGGCCAGCCTCGGCGGCCTGGAGTCGCTGGCCGTGCATCCGGCGTCCATGTGGCGCGGAATGCTCAGCGAGGAACGGATCGCCGAATCGGTTCCGCCGGGCCTGGTCCGGCTGGCCGCGGGCACAGAGGACACGGCCGACCTGGTCGCCGACGCGCTGGCCGCGGCCGACGCCGTACACACCACGACGGCGAGCGCCTGA
- a CDS encoding Atu4866 domain-containing protein, producing MTSNDTPRDPHPYVGMWVTADGFVRQELLPNGRYDEARGNRRSAYTGSYTVTGNHLDYVDDTGFTATGDVRDGVLFHEHLVLYREGDAHTR from the coding sequence ATGACCAGCAACGACACGCCCCGCGACCCGCACCCGTACGTCGGGATGTGGGTGACCGCGGACGGATTCGTCCGCCAGGAACTGCTGCCGAACGGCCGCTACGACGAAGCCCGCGGCAACCGCCGCAGCGCCTACACCGGGAGTTACACCGTCACCGGCAACCACCTCGACTACGTCGACGACACCGGCTTCACCGCTACCGGTGACGTCCGCGACGGCGTTCTCTTCCACGAGCACCTGGTCCTCTACCGCGAGGGCGACGCGCACACCCGGTAG
- a CDS encoding Atu4866 domain-containing protein, with product MSITDTTGTVRWNPEALDEILSNDEGRPVLFTNARILTMDPLIGTMTGADLLFVGSLVVGVGPGIITAAADDNAIVVDCTGMTIAPAVVDTVALAGGRGHRSEYVATLTPGNTPDFLAVPDELAADVPSAVAALITRPEQVRALVAAGRPVLWAGTDVPDRAAAPEAGIPAAADLTGSPRVGVWIDRHDFLHQELTADGRYDETRGGRPHAYQGRYWIDGDRIDYLDDLGFWAYGEFQGDELHHAGYVMKLG from the coding sequence ATGAGCATCACCGACACCACCGGCACCGTGCGCTGGAACCCCGAGGCCCTCGACGAGATCCTCTCGAACGACGAGGGGCGTCCCGTCCTGTTCACCAACGCCCGCATCCTGACGATGGACCCGCTGATCGGGACCATGACCGGCGCCGACCTCCTCTTCGTCGGTTCCCTGGTCGTGGGGGTCGGCCCCGGCATCATCACCGCGGCGGCGGACGACAACGCCATCGTCGTCGACTGCACCGGCATGACCATCGCCCCCGCCGTCGTGGACACCGTGGCGCTGGCCGGCGGCCGTGGCCACCGCTCGGAGTACGTCGCGACGCTGACCCCGGGCAACACCCCCGACTTCCTGGCGGTGCCCGACGAACTCGCCGCCGACGTGCCGAGCGCGGTGGCCGCCCTCATCACCCGCCCGGAGCAGGTGCGCGCACTCGTCGCGGCCGGCCGGCCGGTCCTGTGGGCCGGAACCGACGTCCCCGACCGGGCCGCAGCCCCCGAGGCAGGCATCCCGGCCGCTGCCGACCTGACCGGCAGCCCGCGCGTCGGCGTCTGGATCGACAGACACGACTTCCTGCACCAGGAGCTCACCGCCGACGGCCGCTACGACGAGACCCGGGGCGGGCGCCCGCACGCCTACCAGGGCCGGTACTGGATCGACGGCGACCGCATCGACTACCTGGACGACCTCGGCTTCTGGGCCTACGGAGAGTTCCAGGGCGACGAACTGCACCACGCGGGCTACGTCATGAAGCTCGGCTGA
- a CDS encoding amidohydrolase family protein gives MNVNDTTSAAVLEELRRRPADRRRILFTGATIVSMDPDLGVIDGGDLLVDGDTITAVGRDLDADGAVVVDATGTILTPGFVDTHRHAWEAQLRRIMPDVDDLGGYVMATLAGYATVYRPEDMYIGTRLAALTAIDSGITTMLDFSHNSRTREHSDAAIEALLDTGIRGVHASMGPHFGAWDRQWPGDLTRLKDQYFTSDDQLLTLRLATLATDEIAGPALAYGPELARVAKELGIGVSVDAVFGTSSSEAVLRWAKDGVLSPDVTLIHSTGLTSEAWKAMGETGTTVALAPTSDAQIGLETAIPAVDEALSVGIRPGLSIDVEVALASDMFTQMRALHAIQRMRAVNAVYGTDQQPSRITTRDVLDFATLQGARTNGLAGVTGSLAPGKKADLLVIQAEDLNNMPLNDPIGTIVLGSDARNISAVLINGEPRKWDGQVLDVNLAALRGEVHASREYVLNTPAA, from the coding sequence ATGAACGTCAACGACACCACCAGCGCCGCCGTGCTCGAAGAGCTCCGGCGCCGGCCCGCCGACCGGCGGCGCATCCTGTTCACCGGCGCCACCATCGTTTCCATGGACCCCGACCTCGGCGTCATCGACGGCGGTGACCTCCTCGTCGACGGCGACACGATCACCGCCGTCGGCCGCGACCTCGACGCGGACGGTGCGGTGGTCGTCGACGCCACCGGCACGATCCTCACCCCCGGCTTCGTCGACACCCACCGGCACGCCTGGGAGGCCCAGCTGCGCCGGATCATGCCGGACGTCGACGACCTCGGCGGTTACGTCATGGCCACCCTGGCCGGCTACGCCACGGTCTACCGGCCCGAGGACATGTACATCGGCACCAGACTGGCCGCCCTGACCGCGATCGACAGCGGCATCACGACCATGCTCGACTTCTCCCACAACTCCCGCACCCGCGAGCACTCCGACGCTGCCATCGAGGCCCTCCTCGACACCGGCATCCGCGGCGTGCACGCCTCCATGGGCCCGCACTTCGGCGCGTGGGACCGACAGTGGCCCGGCGACCTGACTCGCCTCAAGGACCAGTACTTCACTAGCGACGACCAGTTGCTCACACTGCGCCTGGCGACCCTGGCCACCGACGAGATCGCCGGACCGGCGCTCGCCTACGGCCCCGAACTCGCCCGCGTCGCCAAGGAGTTGGGCATTGGAGTGAGCGTGGACGCCGTCTTCGGCACGTCCTCCTCCGAGGCGGTCCTGCGCTGGGCCAAGGACGGCGTCCTCAGCCCCGACGTCACCCTCATCCACTCCACCGGGCTGACCTCCGAGGCATGGAAGGCGATGGGGGAGACCGGCACCACCGTGGCCCTCGCCCCCACGTCCGACGCGCAGATCGGCCTGGAGACCGCGATCCCCGCCGTCGACGAGGCCCTGTCCGTCGGCATCCGCCCCGGACTGAGCATCGACGTCGAAGTCGCCCTCGCCAGCGACATGTTCACGCAGATGCGGGCCCTGCACGCCATTCAGCGGATGCGCGCGGTCAACGCCGTCTACGGCACGGACCAGCAGCCCTCCCGCATCACCACCCGCGACGTCCTCGACTTCGCCACCCTCCAGGGCGCCCGCACCAACGGCCTGGCCGGCGTCACCGGCTCACTCGCCCCGGGCAAGAAGGCCGACCTGCTGGTCATCCAGGCCGAGGACCTCAACAACATGCCGCTCAACGACCCGATCGGCACGATCGTGCTGGGCTCCGACGCCCGCAACATCAGCGCCGTCCTCATCAACGGCGAGCCCCGCAAGTGGGACGGACAGGTCCTCGACGTCAACCTGGCCGCCCTGCGCGGCGAGGTGCACGCCTCGCGCGAGTACGTGCTGAACACCCCGGCTGCCTGA
- a CDS encoding MFS transporter: MSHPTTSPRHTAGTSTPDQPPTWAPAAPTIALLTALGVLMVGQMYTVLALLHPMATALGSTPEQVTWTATAFGFAYAAGFLLAGPLSDRYGSRAVITAGLVAATAATLAVSAASDLPTAIALRSVQGLTAATFAPSALSYAVHHIAPQRRGTALTCITSGMFAAAVLLQIGAQAVATGLGWRAVFWIGAALMALSLIPVSRVLRPTLRHGTGGGLRQAFAAMPRLLRRPRLVALYLSTVALMSAFVAVYTAVAIAGPAGIAGNSSAILALRVSALPALVAVPVLAPLLQRLAAPLRAVLAFALAALAVAAGSFLGGHTVPLAIALLLFVAAVAAAAPAVVETINAGAPHARGAAVALYGCSMFIGASLGPQLTGALTGLGFGGILRVVVAALVLGALLALPALRHHRAE; the protein is encoded by the coding sequence ATGTCCCACCCCACCACATCCCCCCGGCACACAGCCGGGACCAGCACACCGGACCAACCGCCGACCTGGGCCCCCGCCGCACCGACCATCGCCCTGTTGACCGCGCTGGGCGTCCTGATGGTCGGCCAGATGTACACCGTCCTGGCCCTGCTGCACCCCATGGCCACCGCGCTCGGCTCCACACCTGAGCAGGTCACCTGGACCGCGACGGCGTTCGGCTTCGCCTACGCCGCCGGATTCCTCCTCGCCGGTCCCCTCTCGGACCGCTACGGTTCGCGTGCCGTGATCACCGCCGGGCTCGTGGCCGCCACGGCAGCCACCCTGGCGGTCAGCGCTGCCTCCGACCTCCCCACGGCCATCGCCCTGCGCAGCGTGCAGGGACTCACCGCCGCGACCTTCGCTCCCTCCGCGCTCTCCTACGCCGTCCACCACATCGCCCCACAGCGCCGCGGCACCGCCCTGACCTGTATCACCAGCGGCATGTTCGCCGCCGCCGTGCTCCTGCAGATCGGCGCCCAGGCCGTCGCGACGGGGCTCGGCTGGCGCGCGGTCTTCTGGATCGGTGCCGCCCTCATGGCCCTGAGCCTGATCCCGGTGAGCCGCGTGCTGCGGCCCACCCTCCGCCACGGCACCGGCGGCGGGCTGCGCCAGGCGTTCGCGGCGATGCCACGGCTGCTGCGCCGGCCGCGCCTGGTCGCCCTGTACCTGTCGACCGTGGCGTTGATGTCCGCCTTCGTCGCCGTCTACACGGCGGTGGCCATTGCCGGACCGGCCGGCATCGCCGGGAACTCCTCCGCGATCCTCGCCCTGAGAGTCAGCGCACTGCCCGCCCTGGTCGCCGTCCCCGTGCTCGCCCCTCTGCTCCAGCGCCTGGCCGCACCCCTGCGCGCGGTCCTCGCCTTCGCGCTCGCCGCCCTCGCCGTCGCGGCCGGCTCCTTCCTCGGCGGCCACACCGTGCCGCTGGCCATCGCCCTGCTGCTGTTCGTGGCAGCCGTCGCGGCAGCGGCGCCCGCCGTCGTCGAGACCATCAACGCAGGCGCCCCGCACGCCCGCGGCGCGGCCGTCGCCCTCTACGGATGCAGCATGTTCATCGGCGCCAGCCTGGGCCCGCAACTCACCGGCGCCCTGACCGGCCTGGGCTTCGGCGGCATCCTCCGTGTCGTCGTCGCCGCGCTCGTCCTGGGCGCCCTCCTGGCCCTGCCCGCTCTCCGCCACCATCGCGCCGAATGA
- a CDS encoding carboxymuconolactone decarboxylase family protein, whose protein sequence is MSTHDSATDRQERFDHGMAVLTSIDGESGQKVIDSPADISPELGHQVVAWAFGEMYNRPQLAPRDRQLVTLGMLTGLGGCEPQLDVHINAALNVGLKPDEIVEALLHAAVYCGMPKSLNATFVAQKVFAERGVSAHPDSEERSC, encoded by the coding sequence ATGAGCACCCATGACAGCGCGACGGACCGGCAGGAGCGTTTCGACCACGGCATGGCCGTACTGACGAGCATCGACGGCGAGAGCGGACAGAAGGTCATCGACTCGCCGGCCGACATCTCCCCCGAGCTGGGCCACCAGGTGGTTGCCTGGGCATTCGGAGAGATGTACAACCGCCCGCAACTGGCCCCGCGGGACCGCCAACTGGTCACGCTGGGCATGCTGACGGGCCTGGGTGGCTGCGAGCCGCAGCTCGATGTCCACATCAACGCAGCCCTCAACGTCGGCCTGAAGCCTGATGAGATCGTCGAGGCGCTGCTCCATGCGGCCGTCTACTGCGGCATGCCCAAGTCCCTCAACGCCACCTTCGTCGCCCAGAAGGTCTTCGCGGAGCGAGGCGTCTCGGCCCATCCGGACTCCGAGGAACGCAGCTGCTGA